Below is a window of Escherichia coli DSM 30083 = JCM 1649 = ATCC 11775 DNA.
GCGGCGCAGCCAATTGTTGAAATATCCATTGCGTCGCGCATGGCATATTTAAAATGTGCGCTGCCCGCGTGTTCTTTCGGCTGTGGCGGAAAATGAAAGGCGACAAGGATTTCGTCATGCTCAAGAGACACTTTGCCCGGCCCGGTGTGAAAGCCATTAATCGGGACGAAACGAACACCGCGTGGGGAGTGGAGCTCCAGTTTCGCGTCATAAATTAGCGTTGGCGTGGCAGAATCTGCGCTGGTGGCACCGTTGCAAATATTTCCGCCGTAGGTGGCGACATTACGGATCTGCGGCCCGGCGATTGATGCAGCCGCAGCACATAACGCCGGGAGATTGCGTTGGATTACGGGATCTTCAATGAGCTGAGTAAATGTTGTCGCGGAGCCGATTCGCAGCGCGCCATCTTCCGCCTGTGTTATTCCCCGCAGCTCTGCCAGATTGTGGATATCAACAATATGGCGATAGCGGTCATTGTGATGGTGAAGCTGTATCAGTACGTCAGTGCCACCGGCAAGCAATTTGGCCTGCGGATTGTCAGCCAGCAGGGTGATGGCATCGGCAAGGGTGGTTGCGCGATGGTAAGAAGCAAAATCAAACATGATGTTATCCTCAAATCAATCCTGCCAGATGGAATTCTTCATATAATCGTTTTGGCGTTAGCGGCAGTGTATTGATTGCAACACCTGTAGCCATCTTCACCGCGTTACGAATAGCAGCGGCTACAGGAATTATGGGTGGCTCACCCAGTGACTTATGTCCGTATGCGGATTGCGGCTCATTGATTTCGACGAACGCGCTTTCCAGTTGTGGCAGATCCGGCATGGTCGGCATTTTGTAATCCAGCAGATTGGGGTTACGGACCACGCCGCTTTTCGCATCGATGATCATCTCTTCAAATAGCGCCCAGCCAATGCCCATTCCCATTCCGCCGTGTACCTGACCTTCTGCCAGCAGCGGATTAAGAATATGGCCCGAATCATGAACGTTGAGGATGCGGTTGATGGTGACTTTACACAGTGCAATATCGACCGTCAGATCAACAAAGGTACAGCCAAACGCAGGTGGGTTAGTGGTGGTTTTGATGGAGCTTTCGGCAGAGAGCTGCCCGCCGCGTTCAGGGTGGTAGAAAGCGTCCATCGCCAAATCTTTTAACGACATTAACGGCTCTTCCGGTCGTTCAACCAGCACGATATGGCCTTTTATCAGGGTCAGATTCATCGCTGACTGATGTAGCATGACTGCGGCGTGAGCGATGATTTTCTCTTTTAATAACAGTGCCGCACTGCGCAGCGCAGGCGCGGCAACATAGCTCTGACGTGAGGCAAATGCGCCGGGGTCGAATGGTGTAACGTCGGTGTCTTGTGTCGAAATTACGCGGACATCGCTGACCGGAACTCCCACGGTTTCTGCCACCATTTGCGAGAACACGGTGTCGGCACCCTGGCCGATTTCCGTCGCGCCGCTTTGCACGTTGATGGTTCCATCCTGATTCATCAACAGGCGCGCGCCTGCTATTTCTACGCCGACAGGCCAGGTGTTAGAGGTGTAGCTAAAACAGGCGACGCCAACGCCACGACGTAAATTGCCTTGCTGGTTCTGGCACTCTGCACGGCGTTTTTCCCATTCAAAGATTTTCCGGCCTTTTTCAAGACACTCCGGCAACCCTGCGCTGTAAATACGTTTTCCCGTGAGCGGATTAGCATCTCCTTCGCGGGCGGCGTTGCGTAAACGAATTTCAACAGGATCAATACCTAACGCTGTCGCGGCATCATCAAGCATAGACTCAACGGCAAATACGACTTGTGGCGCGCCATAACCACGCATCGCACCAGCCGAGGGGAGGTTGGTATAGCAGGTCTTTGAACTGTAAGCGTAGGCACAACGAGGATAAAGGTAAGCGACTTTATTCCCCCCAGCAGAAGCAATGGAGTGCCCGTGAGATGCATAAGCGCCGGTGTTAGACAGAACATCCAGACTATAACCTTTCAATGTTCCGTCGCGGTTCACGCCCATTTGCCCGTCAATAGTAAAAGCGTGGCGGGTACGGGTTGCGAGGAAACACTCTTCACGGCTAAGGGAAACTTTCACCGGAATGCCGCCAAGTTTGCTGGTCAGGAATGCTGCCATTGGCTCTTCCAGTACATCCTGTTTATTACCAAAACCGCCACCGATAAACGGTTTGATGACTCGTACGCATGACCAGGGAATATCCAGCGCCTGACCAACCACGCGGCGAACAATGTGCGGGATCTGGGTGCTGGAAACGATGGTAATTCGCGAGTCATCCTCCATCCATGCCAGCGATGTCACGCTTTCCATATGACAATGTTGAATAACGGGAGTCTGATAGTGCCCCTGTACCTGGTAGTCGGCGGCATCGATTGTTTGTTGGACATTACCCGTCGACATCGTGCTTTGTTTCAGTAAATTGCCACCGTTATGGATTGGTGCAGCGTCTTCTGCCAGCGCCGCTTCTGGCGAGGTGATAACGGGTAATTCTTGCCACTCAATGCTGACCAATTGCGCCGCTTTTTCTGCCGTGAGTTCATCGCGGGCCACGACGATGGCAACGGCGTCGCCATGATGACGAACATGGCGCGTTAGCAGGGCACGATCGGCAGTATCGCGCTTGTTTTCGTCAAGTGTCCAGGCATGCCCTGCCGTGGCGAATGGGATTTCTGGCACATCTTCCCAGGTAAAAATCGCCAGGACGCCCGGCAAACTCCTGGCTTGTTCATCATTAATACTTACGGCATAACCATGTGCGATAGGGCTACGTACATATTTCGCGTAACACATGCCCGCCATAACATAATCGTCAGTATATCGTGCTCGCCCGGTGACCTTAGCAATGGCATCGACGCGCATGCATGATTCACCCGTAGCGGTTGCTTCCCGCGCTTCCATAGAAATCCTCTCGATTTGAACATTTGGTTCTTATGGCAAAGATTTAGTCTAAGCAGGCAAGATTTACGCCAGAAACGACGATAAGCGTTCGGGGAGGAAGGAAGTGTGATGACGTTAAAAAAACACAGATATGATACGAAACAGGACTCTGAATAGGGACAGTGATACGTATCAATATGAGTGGCGATAAAATCAATGTGATAAATTAGGATTATTACGCATCAAGGTGGGAAATAGGGTAAAAGTCAGGAACTTTGATACCACTACAGCAAATATTTTGCTGATGATACTTCCCTTTGCCAAATGAAATTAACCTCTTTCTCTATTACATCGTTTTTCCAGAAGCAAGAGATTGGGTATCCAGAAGCCGGCTGCTATGATATGGCGTCTTGTTTTTTAAGCGAGGAAAGATTTTGAGTGCGGGACGCCTGAATAAAAAATCTCTGGGTATCGTGATGTTGTTATCGGTTGGACTGCTTTTGGCGGGCTGTTCGGGTAGCAAATCATCCGATACAGGAACGTATTCCGGCTCCGTTTACACCGTGAAACGGGGGGATACGCTATATCGTATTTCGCGCACCACGGGAACCAGCGTAAAAGAACTGGCGCGACTGAACGGCATTTCCCCCCCTTACACCATTGAAGTAGGTCAGAAACTAAAACTGGGTGGGGCGAAAAGTAGCAGTAGTACACGTAAATCAACCGCCAAATCAACGACCAAAACCGCATCGGTTACACCGTCATCAGCGGTACCGAAATCTTCCTGGCCGCCAGTAGGGCAACGTTGTTGGTTATGGCCAACGACAGGGAAAGTTATCATGCCGTATTCGACAGCAGATGGCGGCAATAAAGGGATTGATATCTCAGCTCCACGGGGTACACCTATTTACGCCGCGGGTGCAGGAAAGGTGGTGTATGTGGGCAACCAGCTGCGTGGCTACGGTAATCTCATCATGATTAAACACAGTGAAGATTACATTACGGCTTACGCTCATAATGACACGATGCTGGTAAATAATGGGCAAAGCGTGAAGGCTGGGCAAAAAATCGCTACCATGGGGAGCACTGATGCGGCATCTGTTCGCTTGCATTTCCAGATTCGTTACCGTGCAACGGCAATTGATCCGCTACGTTACTTGCCGCCTCAGGGCAGCAAGCCAAAATGCTGATGGCGAATTAATCAGCAGTCAGCAGCGTGGTACTTGCTAAGGAGAGCGTAAGGTTTATAATGCCTTACGCATCTCGAAGCGGGCGTAGTTCAATGGTAGAACGAGAGCTTCCCAAGCTCTATACGAGGGTTCGATTCCCTTCGCCCGCTCCAATTTATCTTCACATCATCTACCTGCCATTTTTGTTGTATCTGATTTTCTATATTATCTTAATTCAAGCGCTTCAGACTTTTCGCAATCGCCGTAATACTTCCCCATTTTTTTGTAAATAAAAAGCGTTTACGCAATGCAATCGTCATGTATCTTAAATAGTCTTATTTAAGATGTTCAGAACTCTTTGTGTGTTTAACTGGCTGATAATTATATAATATTACGAGAGAAGTGATAGAGCGGAATAATAACAAATGAACATTATGAAAACTGGGATGGTTCAAAATTGAAGCAATTTTGAACCATCCACAACGGATATTAGCTAAAGAACATTACCGATACGCACAGGATACCCACGATCAGCGTAATCAGATTTCCGATGGAACGCCAGGGTTTAAGCGCCGGGATGAGATACGTTGACAGCGTAGGCATGATGAAAAGTATCATGGCAATGAGTGGGCCGCTGATCGCGTAAATCATCGAAATCGCGTTCGGGTTAATGCAACAAACAATGAAGGTAATCAGCGATACCAACATAATTGATAGTGCGCGGTTAAATGCACGACTTTTCTTTACACCAACCTGCTGTAATGTTGTTTTGACAACCTCTGTGGCACCTTCAATAACGCCAAAGTACGTACCCAGGAATGATTTCGACATCGCAACTACTGCGACAATAATCCCGGAAATTGACAACCATGCTGGGGCGTTCGGCAGCATAGAAAGCGCCGATAAAATGGTAACCCCTTCTTCTTTAGCCGCTTCAATATACGAAGGTGGAATAGAAAGCAGGCAGCTAAAGACAAAGAACAATACACTTATGCAGATGATGAGATAAGCGACTTTCATAATTTTTTTGCATTTATCCATAGCGTGTTCGCCATATTTTTCACGTCTGTCTATGGCAAACGTAGAAATAATGGGCGTATGGCTAAAAGCGAAAACCATCACGGGAATCGATATCCATATCTGGTGAAGGGTATTCTGATTGAACTCTACCTGGGTTGTTAATAGATCAGGTTGCCAACTACCGACCAGGTAAATAGAAAGAAATAAGAAATAGGCAATCAATGGGAATACCAAAAATCCCATTACCCGAATAGTGGCATGGCGTCCCATCAGAAAAATGAGATTCAGGATTAATACAACCCCCAGACTCACCAACATACGGATGCGAAGATCAATAACCATATGCTTTGCCAGCTGTTCTGTAAGTGAGTTGGTAATTGCCACTGCATATATCAACACGACGACAAAAAAGGCGATGAAGTACAGCGTGGTAATCAGATTACCAATCTTCTTGCCATAGTAGTGTGTTACCGCGCCCGTTATCCCTTCACCTGCTGATGTTTTCGATGAGAGGATGAACTGGCATAAGGCTTTATGTGGCCAATATGTTAAAGGCCAGGCGACCAGAGCAGTAATAAACAGGACCACAGCCCCCGCCGAACCTAACTGAATAGGAAGGAAGAGCGTGCCTGCACCAACGGCTGTGCCGTAGAGCGCGAAACTCCACAGAGTTTCTTCTTTTGACCAAATATTAGACATTATCTGAACGTATCATCTACAAATTAAACAAAATGGAGGGCAATTTACCATAAACCAGGTTAAGTATGGGAGATTAACGCCTTATCTACCTCTCTATTGGTGGGTTAGTGGTTGCAAACCTTACGTGCCAGTTATGTCTCTGACTACTACTCAGGCGTATTTCCTTTGTGATAATAGTCACTTTTTTTAAACAATTAAGATAACTGTAATTAACAATCATTTACTATTGCACTGTTAATTGGTGCGAGGTTGTGATGAAAGACGTTGTGATTGTCGGGGCGTTACGGACACCTATCGGCTGCTTTCGTGGTGCGTTAGCGGGTCATTCCGCCGTGGAACTTGGCAGCCTGGTCGTCAAAGCGTTAATAGAACGTACCGGGGTTCCTGCATATGCGGTGGATGAAGTGATTCTTGGTCAGGTGTTGACTGCAGGGGCAGGGCAGAATCCGGCAAGACAATCGGCTATTAAAGGTGGTCTTCCTAATAGCGTTTCTGCAATCACTATTAATGACGTTTGTGGTTCCGGGCTTAAAGCACTGCATCTGGCTACTCAGGCGATACAGTGTGGCGAGGCTGATATTGTCATCGCCGGTGGCCAGGAAAACATGAGCCGCGCACCACATGTTCTGACTGATAGCCGCACCGGCGCACAGCTTGGCAATAGCCAGTTGGTTGATAGTCTTGTGCATGATGGGTTGTGGGATGCCTTCAATGATTATCATATTGGTGTCACCGCCGAAAATCTGGCTCGCGAATATGGCATCAGCCGTCAGTTGCAGGATGCTTACGCACTTAGCTCGCAACAAAAAGCGCGAGCGGCGATTGACGCCGGACGATTTAAAGATGAGATCGTCCCGGTAATAACCCAAAGTAACGGTCAGACGTTGGTTGTTGATACCGATGAACAGCCACGCACTGACACCAGCGCAGAAGGCTTAGCCCGTTTAAATCCTTCATTTGATAGTCTCGGTTCTGTGACAGCGGGTAATGCATCATCCATAAACGATGGGGCAGCTGCAGTAATGATGATGAGCGAAGCCAAAGCACGAGCGTTGAATTTACCCGTGCTGGCCCGCATCCGCGCATTTGCCAGCGTTGGTGTGGATCCGGCATTGATGGGAATTGCTCCGGTGTATGCGACCCGCCGTTGCCTGGAGCGTGTTGGCTGGCAGTTGGCTGATGTCGATCTTATCGAGGCTAATGAAGCGTTTGCTGCACAGGCGCTTTCGGTTGGCAAGATGCTTGAATGGGATGAGCGTCGGGTCAATGTTAATGGTGGTGCGATCGCACTCGGTCACCCGATAGGCGCTTCCGGTTGCCGAATCCTGGTTTCTCTTGTTCATGAAATGGTGAAACGTAATGCCCGCAAAGGACTGGCAACGCTTTGTATCGGCGGAGGCCAGGGTGTGGCATTGACCATTGAACGTGACGAGTAGCTCTGCATTTCCTCCTTACCGATAAATATCTGCCGTCATTAATCTGTTGAATAATGATGGCTGGTGAGTCGACATACCTTTTCAGGGCTCCCTGATTTTTCCATTCTCATGACATATTCGTGATCGACACTGCACTTTTTTTAATCCTTAACTTGAAAATGAAACATTGTTTTATTTTTAATTGAAAACCCTATCCCATGGGCATATCATCCCCTCATAGAGAAAACGAAACAGTGTTTCATTGTTGTTTTCTATTTTCACGCTTCACTGATTATCGGAGGTTGATGTGGACGTAAGACAGAGCATCCACAGTGCGCACGCAAAAACGCTGGATACCCAGGGGCTGCGCAATGAATTTTTGGTTGAAAAGGTATTTGTCGCCGATGAGTACACCATGGTTTACAGCCACATTGACCGTATTATTGTTGGCGGCATTATGCCGGTAACTAAAACGGTTTCCGTTGGCGGGGAAGTTGGTAAACAACTCGGCGTAAGCTATTTCCTTGAACGTCGCGAGTTAGGTGTTATCAATATTGGCGGTGCCGGTACGATTACTGTCGATGGTCAATGCTATGAAATCGGTCACCGCGACGCCCTGTATGTTGGTAAAGGTGCAAAAGAAGTTGTCTTTGCCAGTATTGATACCGCCACTCCGGCGAAGTTTTATTACAATTGCGCACCCGCGCATACGACGTATCCCACCAAAAAAGTCACACCGGACGAAGTATCTCCAGTCACGTTAGGCGATAACCTCACCAGTAACCGTCGCACGATTAACAAATATTTTGTCCCGGATGTGCTGGAAACCTGCCAATTGAGTATGGGGCTGACGGAGCTGGCTCCAGGTAACTTGTGGAACACCATGCCGTGTCACACCCACGAGCGCCGGATGGAAGTTTATTTCTATTTCAATATGGATGATGACGCCTGCGTTTTCCACATGATGGGGCAACCGCAAGAAACGCGTCACATTGTGATGCATAACGAGCAGGCGGTGATCTCCCCGAGCTGGTCGATCCATTCCGGCGTCGGAACCAAAGCTTATACCTTTATCTGGGGCATGGTCGGTGAAAACCAGGTTTTTGATGATATGGACCATGTGGCCGTTAAAGATTTGCGCTAGTTGTGGGCATAAACGAATAAGGTATTGTTATGATTTTAAGTGCATTTTCTCTCGAAGGTAAAGTTGCGGTCGTCACTGGTTGTGATACTGGGCTGGGCCAGGGGATGGCGTTGGGGCTGGCGCAAGCGGGCTGTGACATTGTTGGCATTAACATCGTTGAACCGACTGAAACCATCAAGCAGGTCACGGCGCTGGGGCGTCGTTTTTTAAGCCTGACCGCCGATCTGCGAAAGATTGATGGCATTCCAGCACTGCTGGATCGCGCGGTAGCTGAGTTTGGTCATATTGATATCCTGGTGAATAACGCCGGATTGATTCGCCGCGAAGACGCTCTCGAATTCAGCGAAAAAGACTGGGACGATGTCATGAACCTGAATATCAAGAGCGTATTCTTCATGTCTCAGGCAGCGGCGAAACACTTTATCGCGCAAGGCAATGGCGGCAAGATTATCAATATCGCGTCAATGCTCTCCTTCCAGGGCGGGATCCGTGTGCCTTCTTATACCGCATCAAAAAGCGGCGTGATGGGCGTGACGCGATTGATGGCGAATGAATGGGCTAAACACAACATTAATGTTAATGCGATAGCTCCGGGTTACATGGCGACCAACAATACTCAACAACTGCGGGCAGATGAACAACGTAGCGCGGAAATTCTCGACCGCATTCCAGCTGGTCGTTGGGGACTGCCGAGTGACCTGATGGGGCCGGTAGTGTTTCTTGCCTCCAGCGCTTCAGATTATGTAAATGGTTATACCATTGCTGTGGATGGCGGTTGGCTGGCGCGTTAATTCATTCCTCTTACTTTTATGACCCTGCCGCATGGCAGGGTTTTTTATACCTGTAGATCATCATAATCCATATCATGGTTATGAAATAATCCATATCAATTATCAATTAATGAACTTTATGAATTTTATCTGCTTTAAAATTAGGTAGTTAATAATAATCTCAATAATTCAACTTAATTTGAAAATTGGAATATCCATCACATAACGACATGTCGTAGCAATTTAATCCATATTTATGCTATTTCCGACCTGACACCTGTGTGAATTGTTCACGTATTTTTTCACTATGTCTTACTCTCTGCTGGCAGGAAAAAATGGTTACTATCAATACGGAATCTGCTTTAACGCCACGTCCTCTGCGGGATACGCGGCGTATGAATATGTTTGTTTCGGTAGCTGCTGCGGTCGCAGGATTGTTATTTGGTCTTGATATCGGCGTAATCGCCGGAGCGTTGCCGTTCATTACCGATCACTTTGTGCTGACCAGCCGTTTGCAGGAATGGGTGGTCAGTAGCATGATGCTCGGCGCAGCAATTGGTGCGCTGTTTAATG
It encodes the following:
- the xdhB gene encoding xanthine dehydrogenase FAD-binding subunit XdhB, whose protein sequence is MFDFASYHRATTLADAITLLADNPQAKLLAGGTDVLIQLHHHNDRYRHIVDIHNLAELRGITQAEDGALRIGSATTFTQLIEDPVIQRNLPALCAAAASIAGPQIRNVATYGGNICNGATSADSATPTLIYDAKLELHSPRGVRFVPINGFHTGPGKVSLEHDEILVAFHFPPQPKEHAGSAHFKYAMRDAMDISTIGCAAHCRLDNGNFSELRLAFGVAAPTPIRCQHAEQTAQNAPLNLQTLEAISESVLQDVAPRSSWRASKEFRLHLIQTMTQKVISEAVAAAGGKLQ
- the xdhA gene encoding xanthine dehydrogenase molybdenum-binding subunit XdhA, whose amino-acid sequence is MEAREATATGESCMRVDAIAKVTGRARYTDDYVMAGMCYAKYVRSPIAHGYAVSINDEQARSLPGVLAIFTWEDVPEIPFATAGHAWTLDENKRDTADRALLTRHVRHHGDAVAIVVARDELTAEKAAQLVSIEWQELPVITSPEAALAEDAAPIHNGGNLLKQSTMSTGNVQQTIDAADYQVQGHYQTPVIQHCHMESVTSLAWMEDDSRITIVSSTQIPHIVRRVVGQALDIPWSCVRVIKPFIGGGFGNKQDVLEEPMAAFLTSKLGGIPVKVSLSREECFLATRTRHAFTIDGQMGVNRDGTLKGYSLDVLSNTGAYASHGHSIASAGGNKVAYLYPRCAYAYSSKTCYTNLPSAGAMRGYGAPQVVFAVESMLDDAATALGIDPVEIRLRNAAREGDANPLTGKRIYSAGLPECLEKGRKIFEWEKRRAECQNQQGNLRRGVGVACFSYTSNTWPVGVEIAGARLLMNQDGTINVQSGATEIGQGADTVFSQMVAETVGVPVSDVRVISTQDTDVTPFDPGAFASRQSYVAAPALRSAALLLKEKIIAHAAVMLHQSAMNLTLIKGHIVLVERPEEPLMSLKDLAMDAFYHPERGGQLSAESSIKTTTNPPAFGCTFVDLTVDIALCKVTINRILNVHDSGHILNPLLAEGQVHGGMGMGIGWALFEEMIIDAKSGVVRNPNLLDYKMPTMPDLPQLESAFVEINEPQSAYGHKSLGEPPIIPVAAAIRNAVKMATGVAINTLPLTPKRLYEEFHLAGLI
- the actS gene encoding amidase activator ActS; translated protein: MSAGRLNKKSLGIVMLLSVGLLLAGCSGSKSSDTGTYSGSVYTVKRGDTLYRISRTTGTSVKELARLNGISPPYTIEVGQKLKLGGAKSSSSTRKSTAKSTTKTASVTPSSAVPKSSWPPVGQRCWLWPTTGKVIMPYSTADGGNKGIDISAPRGTPIYAAGAGKVVYVGNQLRGYGNLIMIKHSEDYITAYAHNDTMLVNNGQSVKAGQKIATMGSTDAASVRLHFQIRYRATAIDPLRYLPPQGSKPKC
- the yqeG gene encoding amino acid permease; this translates as MSNIWSKEETLWSFALYGTAVGAGTLFLPIQLGSAGAVVLFITALVAWPLTYWPHKALCQFILSSKTSAGEGITGAVTHYYGKKIGNLITTLYFIAFFVVVLIYAVAITNSLTEQLAKHMVIDLRIRMLVSLGVVLILNLIFLMGRHATIRVMGFLVFPLIAYFLFLSIYLVGSWQPDLLTTQVEFNQNTLHQIWISIPVMVFAFSHTPIISTFAIDRREKYGEHAMDKCKKIMKVAYLIICISVLFFVFSCLLSIPPSYIEAAKEEGVTILSALSMLPNAPAWLSISGIIVAVVAMSKSFLGTYFGVIEGATEVVKTTLQQVGVKKSRAFNRALSIMLVSLITFIVCCINPNAISMIYAISGPLIAMILFIMPTLSTYLIPALKPWRSIGNLITLIVGILCVSVMFFS
- the yqeF gene encoding acetyl-CoA C-acetyltransferase, encoding MKDVVIVGALRTPIGCFRGALAGHSAVELGSLVVKALIERTGVPAYAVDEVILGQVLTAGAGQNPARQSAIKGGLPNSVSAITINDVCGSGLKALHLATQAIQCGEADIVIAGGQENMSRAPHVLTDSRTGAQLGNSQLVDSLVHDGLWDAFNDYHIGVTAENLAREYGISRQLQDAYALSSQQKARAAIDAGRFKDEIVPVITQSNGQTLVVDTDEQPRTDTSAEGLARLNPSFDSLGSVTAGNASSINDGAAAVMMMSEAKARALNLPVLARIRAFASVGVDPALMGIAPVYATRRCLERVGWQLADVDLIEANEAFAAQALSVGKMLEWDERRVNVNGGAIALGHPIGASGCRILVSLVHEMVKRNARKGLATLCIGGGQGVALTIERDE
- the kduI gene encoding 5-dehydro-4-deoxy-D-glucuronate isomerase gives rise to the protein MDVRQSIHSAHAKTLDTQGLRNEFLVEKVFVADEYTMVYSHIDRIIVGGIMPVTKTVSVGGEVGKQLGVSYFLERRELGVINIGGAGTITVDGQCYEIGHRDALYVGKGAKEVVFASIDTATPAKFYYNCAPAHTTYPTKKVTPDEVSPVTLGDNLTSNRRTINKYFVPDVLETCQLSMGLTELAPGNLWNTMPCHTHERRMEVYFYFNMDDDACVFHMMGQPQETRHIVMHNEQAVISPSWSIHSGVGTKAYTFIWGMVGENQVFDDMDHVAVKDLR
- the kduD gene encoding 2-dehydro-3-deoxy-D-gluconate 5-dehydrogenase KduD, which translates into the protein MILSAFSLEGKVAVVTGCDTGLGQGMALGLAQAGCDIVGINIVEPTETIKQVTALGRRFLSLTADLRKIDGIPALLDRAVAEFGHIDILVNNAGLIRREDALEFSEKDWDDVMNLNIKSVFFMSQAAAKHFIAQGNGGKIINIASMLSFQGGIRVPSYTASKSGVMGVTRLMANEWAKHNINVNAIAPGYMATNNTQQLRADEQRSAEILDRIPAGRWGLPSDLMGPVVFLASSASDYVNGYTIAVDGGWLAR